A genomic stretch from Vicinamibacterales bacterium includes:
- a CDS encoding ferritin-like domain-containing protein yields the protein MADARTLHDAFIDELRDSYDSEKQLTKALPKLAKAASDPKLRQAFESHLKETENQIKRLEQVFASLDEKVRGKHCDGTAGIIEEGKSVMEEDFDDTTMDACLIAAGQRAEHYEMAAYGTLIAWATSMGHDQAVRLLQQNLDEEKAADKKLSALAEGGINQNAADAAHPGNGDEEELAAVGAPRTAKSKSGRR from the coding sequence ATGGCCGACGCTCGAACTCTGCACGACGCATTCATCGATGAGCTGCGCGACTCATACGATTCCGAGAAGCAACTGACCAAGGCGCTACCAAAGCTGGCAAAGGCGGCCTCGGATCCGAAGCTCCGCCAGGCCTTCGAGAGCCATCTGAAGGAAACCGAGAATCAGATCAAGCGATTGGAGCAGGTGTTTGCCAGCCTCGACGAGAAGGTCCGCGGCAAGCACTGTGACGGGACCGCCGGCATCATCGAAGAGGGCAAGTCGGTCATGGAAGAAGACTTCGACGACACAACGATGGATGCCTGCCTGATTGCGGCCGGTCAGCGCGCTGAGCACTACGAAATGGCCGCCTACGGGACGTTGATCGCCTGGGCAACGTCGATGGGGCACGACCAAGCCGTGAGGCTATTGCAGCAGAATCTCGACGAAGAAAAGGCGGCCGACAAAAAGCTCTCTGCGCTGGCCGAGGGGGGCATCAATCAGAACGCCGCCGACGCTGCCCATCCCGGCAATGGCGACGAAGAGGAACTCGCGGCCGTCGGCGCTCCAAGGACGGCAAAGAGCAAGTCGGGCCGCCGATAG
- a CDS encoding DUF1003 domain-containing protein, with translation MPGTPSSPASTPELQNIQAIVNLERGTQESRSVIDRFTDAVSRAASSPSFIVAHIVWFATWIGLNLHRAAFDPFPFNLLTLAVSLEAIVLTGFVLMAQGRMTQQADKRAHLDLQINLLAEQELTAILEVLCLVADKNGVDVAACDPRLQQLLERTDVRRLSADLDRGLATVSKSSGDVTDSHEHRAARSRPLATKPASTR, from the coding sequence GTGCCTGGGACACCTTCGTCGCCGGCGAGCACGCCGGAACTGCAGAACATTCAAGCCATCGTCAACTTGGAGCGGGGCACACAGGAGAGCCGGTCGGTCATCGACCGTTTCACGGATGCGGTCAGCAGGGCTGCGAGCAGCCCCTCTTTCATCGTCGCGCATATCGTCTGGTTCGCCACGTGGATCGGATTGAACCTGCATCGCGCGGCGTTCGATCCTTTCCCGTTCAATTTGCTGACGTTGGCCGTGTCCCTTGAAGCCATTGTCCTCACGGGTTTCGTCCTGATGGCACAGGGCCGGATGACTCAGCAGGCCGACAAGCGCGCCCATCTTGATCTGCAGATCAATCTGCTGGCCGAGCAGGAGCTGACGGCCATTCTCGAAGTGCTGTGTCTGGTCGCCGACAAGAACGGCGTCGATGTGGCGGCATGCGATCCGCGGCTTCAACAACTGCTCGAACGAACGGACGTGCGCCGGCTCTCCGCCGACCTCGACCGAGGATTGGCGACAGTGAGCAAATCGTCAGGCGACGTCACAGATTCGCACGAACATCGGGCCGCGCGATCGCGGCCCCTGGCAACCAAGCCGGCGAGCACGCGGTAA